In a single window of the Neorhodopirellula lusitana genome:
- a CDS encoding alpha-L-fucosidase, producing MKTTVIAGVLLLGMVHLLGATDGMATEPPAPLLPVPTERQLRWHELEYYGFVHFTTNTFTDKEWGFGDESPGVFNPTDCDADSMAKVAKESGMKGLIITAKHHDGFCLWPSRYTEHDLAASPYKNGAGDLVGEMAKGCRDNGILFGVYLSPWDRNHAQYASADYVRYYRNQLRELTTNYGPLFEVWFDGANGGDGFYGGANETRRIDAKTYYEWDKTWAIVRKEQPMAVMFSDRGPDVRWVGNESGSGSETNWAMLRDTDFESQKAKLKILSVGQIDGTLWVPAEVDVSIRPGWFYHADQDDQVKSLDQLLDIYYSSIGNGANLLLNVPPDRRGRFHETDIQRLKEFHQVIAKTFANDLAKEAVVSGSNTRGNDPRFTAANLTDGDRNTYWATDDGVTQAELEIDLGEAKSVDRLRIQEHVQLGQRIKEFAVDANIGNQWEEIATGTTIGVRRILRFDPVTTTGLRLRILDSRACPTISTFEAYRSPE from the coding sequence ATGAAGACGACGGTTATCGCAGGCGTATTGTTGCTCGGTATGGTCCATTTACTTGGTGCAACTGATGGGATGGCGACCGAGCCGCCGGCACCGTTGTTGCCGGTTCCCACTGAACGGCAATTGCGCTGGCATGAGCTGGAGTACTACGGGTTCGTCCACTTCACGACCAACACCTTTACGGACAAGGAATGGGGTTTTGGTGACGAGTCGCCGGGTGTCTTTAACCCGACTGACTGCGATGCCGACTCGATGGCGAAGGTGGCCAAAGAATCAGGCATGAAAGGGCTGATTATCACAGCCAAGCATCACGATGGATTCTGTTTGTGGCCAAGTCGTTACACCGAACATGATCTGGCGGCTTCACCCTACAAAAATGGTGCTGGCGATCTTGTTGGTGAAATGGCAAAGGGTTGTCGAGACAACGGAATTCTATTCGGTGTTTATCTTTCCCCCTGGGATCGAAACCACGCTCAGTACGCGAGTGCTGATTATGTGCGGTACTACCGCAATCAGCTTCGTGAGTTGACGACCAACTATGGACCACTTTTTGAAGTTTGGTTTGACGGCGCGAATGGTGGTGATGGCTTCTATGGCGGTGCAAACGAAACCCGACGAATCGATGCCAAGACGTATTACGAATGGGACAAGACATGGGCAATCGTTCGAAAAGAGCAGCCGATGGCCGTCATGTTTAGCGACCGCGGCCCCGACGTTCGCTGGGTTGGCAATGAATCTGGTTCCGGCAGTGAAACCAATTGGGCGATGTTGCGCGATACCGATTTCGAATCGCAAAAAGCGAAATTGAAAATCCTTTCGGTTGGCCAAATCGATGGCACGCTTTGGGTACCGGCGGAAGTGGACGTTTCGATTCGTCCAGGTTGGTTCTATCACGCCGACCAAGATGACCAAGTGAAGTCACTGGACCAGTTGTTAGACATCTACTACAGCAGCATTGGTAACGGTGCCAATTTGTTGTTGAATGTTCCGCCAGATCGACGTGGTCGCTTTCACGAAACCGATATTCAGCGTCTGAAAGAGTTTCATCAGGTGATCGCGAAGACGTTCGCCAATGACTTGGCGAAGGAGGCGGTTGTCAGCGGTAGCAATACTCGAGGTAACGACCCGCGATTCACCGCCGCGAATTTGACCGATGGCGACCGCAACACTTATTGGGCGACTGACGATGGAGTCACGCAAGCTGAATTGGAAATCGATCTGGGTGAAGCGAAAAGTGTCGATCGATTGCGTATCCAGGAGCACGTGCAGTTGGGGCAACGAATCAAGGAATTTGCGGTAGATGCCAATATCGGCAATCAGTGGGAAGAGATTGCGACGGGGACGACAATTGGTGTTCGGCGCATTTTGCGTTTCGATCCCGTCACGACGACGGGTTTGCGGTTGCGGATCCTAGACAGTCGTGCTTGTCCTACTATCAGCACGTTCGAAGCGTATCGCTCCCCTGAATAG
- a CDS encoding SGNH/GDSL hydrolase family protein, translating into MKKLRYLVSLSVLFACAVTSATLHADSPQPVWELGQDTTDSAQSPSEIKIKGDIDLQSKLISIDGDNTFTLPAKVLGSQTEYTIEFEVQRPIEMQSGHAIVLISNSDPESNAGIKLVYHPPAYNAAWLYCNGYRTIEQRGFLHKNFTKLTLVVKDSRLSLFRDGLILAVTDAIQPSSLPLTFGGAHSEQRMPQAYQMRHVKVHSKAVFPPDFDPSVKRMRNYSGDQYVMQRVEITDPLLPRILVVGDSISMGYRRFITEHFEGRAYVDYWVGSGVEWYGKDINEPDAVAAKAWTGVLSHGPYDVISWNAMTLHWWHTEQTQRCPEDSLARNIGDAVDFLKKHAPDTDLIWVRCTPIRANLADGTPSLDNPNNERVTRYNQMVDEVMHQKGIPEVDLNPIAAKQLHTISKGSNDTLHWGLDNSRLFAHAIVEQIELTLVKRQELQGKQR; encoded by the coding sequence ATGAAAAAACTCAGATACCTGGTATCCCTCTCAGTGCTGTTCGCGTGTGCGGTTACCTCCGCCACCCTGCACGCGGATTCCCCCCAACCTGTCTGGGAACTTGGACAAGACACGACCGACTCGGCGCAAAGCCCTAGCGAAATCAAGATCAAGGGCGACATTGATCTACAATCCAAGCTCATATCCATTGATGGCGACAACACGTTCACATTGCCGGCAAAGGTACTCGGCTCTCAAACCGAGTACACGATCGAGTTTGAGGTCCAACGTCCGATCGAGATGCAGTCGGGACATGCCATTGTCTTGATTTCCAATTCCGATCCGGAGTCCAACGCTGGGATCAAGTTGGTCTATCATCCCCCCGCCTACAACGCCGCCTGGCTGTACTGCAACGGCTACCGAACCATCGAGCAACGCGGTTTTCTACACAAGAATTTCACAAAGCTCACGCTCGTCGTGAAAGACAGTCGACTTTCCTTGTTCCGCGATGGACTGATTCTCGCGGTTACCGATGCGATCCAGCCAAGTTCATTGCCACTCACCTTCGGCGGCGCGCACAGCGAGCAACGCATGCCGCAAGCTTACCAAATGCGTCATGTGAAAGTCCATTCCAAGGCGGTGTTCCCACCTGACTTCGATCCAAGCGTCAAACGCATGCGCAATTACAGCGGCGACCAATACGTGATGCAGCGTGTTGAAATCACCGACCCGTTGCTGCCGCGAATCCTGGTCGTCGGCGACTCGATCTCGATGGGATACCGGCGATTCATTACCGAACATTTTGAAGGACGTGCCTACGTGGACTACTGGGTTGGCTCAGGCGTCGAATGGTACGGCAAAGATATCAACGAACCCGACGCGGTCGCTGCGAAAGCTTGGACAGGAGTACTGTCGCATGGCCCCTACGATGTCATTTCATGGAATGCGATGACGCTGCATTGGTGGCACACCGAGCAAACCCAACGTTGTCCCGAAGATTCGCTCGCTCGCAACATCGGTGATGCGGTTGATTTCCTAAAAAAACACGCACCGGACACCGATCTCATTTGGGTTCGCTGCACCCCGATCCGCGCCAACCTGGCCGACGGGACTCCTTCACTCGACAACCCAAACAACGAACGGGTTACCCGGTACAACCAAATGGTGGATGAGGTCATGCATCAAAAAGGGATTCCAGAGGTCGATCTGAATCCGATCGCCGCCAAACAACTGCACACGATCTCAAAGGGATCCAATGACACGCTGCACTGGGGCCTGGATAACTCCCGCCTCTTTGCCCATGCCATTGTCGAGCAGATTGAACTCACACTAGTCAAGCGACAAGAACTGCAAGGAAAACAACGATGA
- a CDS encoding SGNH/GDSL hydrolase family protein, which translates to MIRTIILQTIIAALFLGSTLLGLVSHKGHVLADQLGQQATPNLRTTGEPFVDGETVCFLGDSITAGGYVQTIVADYYATRFPNRNITFVNAGRSGDTASGSLKRLQEDVIDKHPTTVIINFGMNDVNRGAYVDNPSESKLATQQQALDRYQAKMEELVARIRQEANEPKLYFMTPSPFDDKVVLDRDNNQPGCNDGLGRCGDILRELAKKNNAVLVDLHGPMTKLNQQQQKLDPTWTIVGSDRIHPGDPGRLMMAWLFLKSQGVPSLISKTVIDAASGKARETVNVDVSSITTTNRGVTFTTQENALPMPINSGPAAVLKLLPIEDELLQQTLTVTGLINGVYDLRIDGTSVGQYPATELKSGINLALNKTTPQSKQARIVVNLNAERRSAEAQACSLLNTRRWMQNYYKVDVEDPAAVQKHYDHFEDKTQYSAGMAKRYMRDWPLYGDFRKQVLELEQAVIKACQLKPHTYELVRISPVASTKGTATGNQSVVENMPGLVGFWTFGEAPGQPRFSVGTEASLPLTEVGGSIPRDSVGPYSGFSAKLNGKHYFKIPYAETGKLNISGPEAQVSMFSVVRVVNLHHSRTIAGMWSEGKGIHDDSGTRQYGLLMNMPAYGGPRQLVPHISSEGGVTQRADGSRFPWCADYAASVSEVPEETWCTLGFTYDSDYIRAYVNGVMKPRALDPVKDRRNDRYFTEEGPDGGDRGMNPYYHGRGIFRYDPSKHADTKPDGGADFTVGARYAVGSYTRESTIGHFGGLAVFDRALSDTEMKQLHDSANVDALNQDEGL; encoded by the coding sequence ATGATTCGAACAATAATTCTCCAAACAATCATCGCGGCCCTGTTTCTAGGGAGCACCCTGCTTGGACTCGTGTCCCACAAGGGCCACGTCCTCGCCGATCAACTCGGCCAGCAAGCGACGCCAAACCTGCGAACGACGGGCGAACCATTTGTCGATGGGGAAACCGTTTGCTTCCTTGGTGACAGCATTACTGCCGGTGGATACGTCCAAACTATCGTCGCGGACTACTACGCGACCCGTTTCCCCAACCGCAACATCACGTTTGTGAACGCGGGTCGTTCGGGTGACACCGCCAGCGGTTCACTGAAACGACTTCAAGAGGATGTCATCGACAAGCATCCAACAACCGTGATCATCAATTTCGGGATGAACGATGTCAATCGAGGTGCTTATGTCGACAATCCAAGCGAGAGCAAACTAGCGACACAACAACAAGCTCTTGATCGCTACCAAGCAAAAATGGAAGAGCTAGTCGCTCGAATTCGCCAGGAGGCCAATGAACCGAAACTGTACTTCATGACTCCATCGCCCTTTGACGACAAAGTCGTTCTCGATCGCGATAACAACCAACCCGGTTGCAACGATGGCCTGGGACGTTGCGGCGACATCCTCCGTGAACTGGCAAAGAAGAACAACGCCGTCTTGGTCGACCTGCACGGCCCGATGACCAAACTGAATCAGCAACAACAAAAGCTCGACCCGACTTGGACGATCGTCGGTTCCGACCGAATTCACCCCGGTGATCCCGGTCGACTGATGATGGCGTGGTTGTTCTTGAAATCGCAAGGTGTTCCCTCGCTGATTTCCAAGACCGTGATCGACGCAGCCAGCGGCAAAGCAAGGGAAACCGTCAATGTCGACGTATCGTCAATCACGACAACCAATCGCGGAGTGACTTTCACCACTCAAGAGAACGCTTTGCCGATGCCCATTAACTCCGGTCCGGCAGCCGTTTTGAAGCTGCTTCCGATTGAAGACGAACTGCTTCAACAAACTCTGACGGTCACCGGTTTGATCAACGGCGTGTACGACCTGCGGATTGACGGTACCTCGGTCGGTCAATACCCAGCAACGGAACTGAAAAGCGGCATCAACCTCGCTTTGAACAAAACCACACCGCAATCCAAGCAAGCCCGAATCGTCGTCAACCTGAACGCCGAACGTCGATCAGCGGAGGCTCAAGCGTGCAGCTTGCTGAACACGCGACGCTGGATGCAGAACTACTACAAGGTGGATGTCGAAGATCCCGCGGCGGTCCAAAAGCACTATGACCATTTCGAAGACAAAACCCAATACAGCGCGGGGATGGCCAAACGCTACATGCGAGATTGGCCACTGTACGGAGATTTTCGTAAGCAAGTGCTTGAGCTCGAGCAAGCTGTTATTAAGGCTTGCCAATTAAAACCGCACACCTACGAGCTCGTACGTATTAGCCCGGTCGCATCCACCAAGGGGACCGCGACTGGCAATCAATCAGTCGTCGAAAACATGCCTGGCTTGGTCGGGTTCTGGACATTCGGGGAAGCGCCCGGTCAGCCAAGGTTTTCGGTTGGCACCGAAGCCTCACTACCTTTGACGGAAGTCGGCGGTTCGATTCCACGTGATAGCGTTGGGCCGTATTCCGGATTCTCGGCGAAGTTGAATGGAAAGCACTATTTCAAGATTCCGTACGCCGAAACCGGCAAGCTGAACATCTCCGGTCCGGAAGCTCAAGTCAGCATGTTTTCAGTCGTACGAGTCGTGAACCTGCACCACAGCCGCACGATCGCGGGCATGTGGAGTGAGGGCAAAGGCATCCACGATGATTCGGGAACACGGCAGTATGGCTTATTGATGAACATGCCGGCTTACGGTGGACCGCGACAACTCGTGCCCCATATTTCCAGCGAAGGAGGCGTGACGCAGCGGGCCGACGGCAGCCGATTCCCTTGGTGTGCCGACTACGCAGCATCAGTCAGTGAAGTACCGGAGGAAACTTGGTGCACGCTCGGCTTCACCTATGACAGCGATTACATCCGGGCCTACGTCAACGGCGTGATGAAGCCTCGAGCGTTGGATCCTGTCAAAGATCGCCGCAACGATCGCTACTTCACTGAAGAAGGTCCCGACGGTGGCGACCGCGGAATGAATCCGTATTATCACGGTCGCGGTATCTTCCGATACGATCCGTCAAAGCATGCTGATACGAAACCCGATGGAGGCGCCGACTTCACGGTTGGCGCAAGGTACGCCGTTGGCTCTTACACGCGTGAATCGACGATCGGCCACTTCGGCGGTCTCGCCGTTTTCGATCGCGCCCTTTCCGATACTGAAATGAAACAGCTTCACGATTCAGCAAACGTGGATGCGTTGAACCAAGACGAAGGCCTGTAG
- a CDS encoding GDSL-type esterase/lipase family protein, with protein sequence MKSILPLLVLLANLAPLTSWGQSTTLTAPQADAAIENNAIIPVQKLERDFYDWHDRHQDVIKALPQKPVDLVFIGDSITHMFGGIPKSPVARGGETWDRFFGHRNAINLGFGWDRTQNVLWRLQNGELDGIRPKVAVVLIGTNNLTGTKNARTNSPAEIASGIEAICDTIHHKQPQCKILLLSVLPRSPRRFVKPIREINRRIEPLGHRDYVTFLNLTASFADENGLPQKELMHDGVHPNASGYELWAETMEPVLSRLLVDDTAVSKNTDKVKVKVVQCWDDSMTTDIPLVALLKKYQAKATFNIIPRENRNTFVVKKKKAGERVLFSFLHKEDSKEGGFKVEHLTNREMPAIYEGFSIAAHCGFPLGDTPKESEARLRTLRKTKAQIRDDFGQPVCGFVYPGGNFSPAAMVDVEKAGYLYARTTRSVAAPLPLDNPMAQPSSCHWSHRQFWDRYEAAKQHGGVFYFWGHSCELGDDPELWAWLESIYQRISNDPEAEWVDVIDLFTDQPTATANLDTAG encoded by the coding sequence ATGAAATCGATCCTGCCGTTACTCGTTCTACTCGCCAATCTCGCGCCGCTAACCAGCTGGGGGCAATCGACAACGCTTACCGCTCCACAGGCGGACGCGGCCATAGAGAACAACGCCATCATCCCGGTCCAAAAACTGGAACGAGATTTCTACGACTGGCATGACCGTCACCAGGATGTGATCAAGGCACTTCCGCAAAAGCCGGTTGACTTGGTCTTCATTGGCGATTCCATCACTCACATGTTCGGTGGCATTCCCAAGTCGCCTGTGGCGCGCGGTGGTGAGACCTGGGACCGCTTCTTCGGACACCGCAATGCCATCAACTTGGGATTCGGTTGGGACCGGACCCAGAACGTCTTGTGGCGACTGCAAAACGGCGAACTCGACGGCATCCGCCCCAAAGTGGCTGTCGTACTGATTGGAACCAACAACCTGACCGGCACCAAAAACGCTCGCACGAACAGTCCCGCTGAAATCGCATCCGGCATTGAGGCAATCTGCGACACGATCCATCACAAGCAACCGCAATGCAAAATATTGCTGCTAAGTGTATTGCCAAGATCACCGCGACGATTTGTAAAACCGATTCGAGAAATCAATCGCCGCATCGAACCACTGGGCCATCGAGACTACGTCACGTTCCTAAATTTGACCGCGTCATTCGCTGACGAGAACGGTCTACCCCAAAAAGAACTGATGCACGACGGCGTGCACCCCAATGCGTCCGGCTATGAATTGTGGGCCGAGACGATGGAACCGGTTTTGAGCCGTTTACTCGTCGACGATACCGCCGTGTCGAAGAATACGGACAAGGTCAAAGTCAAAGTCGTCCAGTGCTGGGACGACAGCATGACAACCGACATTCCCTTGGTCGCACTGCTAAAGAAATACCAAGCCAAGGCCACCTTCAATATTATCCCGCGTGAAAACCGCAACACGTTTGTGGTTAAGAAAAAGAAAGCCGGCGAGCGGGTACTGTTCTCGTTTCTACATAAGGAAGACTCGAAAGAGGGCGGATTCAAGGTCGAACACCTTACCAATCGCGAGATGCCAGCGATCTACGAAGGTTTCAGCATCGCGGCGCATTGCGGATTCCCGTTGGGTGATACGCCCAAAGAATCTGAAGCTCGCCTACGGACCCTGCGAAAGACGAAGGCCCAAATCCGTGATGACTTTGGCCAGCCCGTTTGTGGTTTTGTCTATCCCGGCGGCAACTTCAGCCCCGCCGCCATGGTCGACGTTGAAAAGGCAGGCTACCTTTATGCCCGCACGACACGCAGCGTGGCAGCGCCGCTACCGCTGGACAATCCTATGGCTCAACCATCGAGTTGCCATTGGAGTCATCGCCAGTTCTGGGATCGCTACGAAGCAGCCAAACAACACGGCGGCGTGTTTTACTTCTGGGGACATTCCTGTGAACTGGGCGACGATCCGGAACTGTGGGCGTGGCTGGAATCCATTTACCAGCGAATCTCCAACGACCCCGAGGCCGAATGGGTCGACGTCATCGACCTCTTCACTGACCAACCCACGGCAACAGCCAATCTCGATACTGCGGGCTGA
- a CDS encoding DUF6797 domain-containing protein → MKNLRDDRPQFTRFQFLSRSRRSSLQLGHRLCVVCLVLLLVASSIIASKALAADLSVPKTTLEDQLQTVDPGVLAEQVRLRGNPQRGAVVFFTSTAGCVKCHGQGDAASSLGPDLATIGPDVSDTHLIEALLFPSRSIRKGFERETVLMVDGDIVNGVVVRESDDELVLRDAVNMDKEIIVAVDEIEERIVSKQSMMPAGLVATLPSMRQFYDLASYVFEVANGGVKRAAELQPSADQLVIPDDMSDLNHAGILKSFKPGDYHQGRQIYFGLCVNCHGSDGNTPSMPTARAFGSQKLKFGADPYSMFMTLSRGNGLMAATTQLSPKERYQVVHFIREEFMRDSNPDYAPIDDAYLEKLPKGAGDGEVELDGERDYGVALASQLNREITSALTMKLGSTSLAYDLHSMDQVNVWRDGFLNLDQTQHQRGRGEGFPQPEGTLLPGLQGWAWGHDGTLNYPTEDLLPRGPLPPKWLDYRGYYVHEKQIVLSYSIDGRSVMELPEAVAGHDAIRRTLVIQPGVSLVLAAGSGTGANSDDVSSIVQGVIPAGADRVSGKQGAAAGAVAISGQVDGAFTAARVSGGTDDLCWQVDEQQRLVLSIPAGTRPRTIEVVTFTGNNAADLESFKLMPAVSRSIPELVNGGASQWPQTLSTVGYLGLEDGAYAVDTITIPESTPWNTWFRTSTLNFLPDGRMVVATLGGDIWLVSGIDQDLLNIGWKRFAAGLYEPMGMQVVDGVIYVNCKDRIVRLHDLNGDDEADYYESFSADTDVSSFFHAFNFGLERDAAGNFYYAKSGQYTDFKLPGAVIRVSPDGTQREVVCTGFRTPNGIGMFPDGRLTVSDNQGQWTPASKVNLVKEGGFYGYVQTHSGGNRWAPDGGKIDHTKVVLPESFDPPLIWMPQEVDNSSGGQIWVGDPRWGPLAGRMLHTSFGKGWLYSLMTQEIDGVTQAALVTLPHDFETGIMRGRVNPADGQVYVTGLDGWNAGGRQGLKDKGIQRVRYTGKPYRMVSDCQVIPGGLRVSFNFDVDAAAASAAASYDIQQWNYSWRPRYGSEMYHPGTGEVGTELVTVDHVQLAADHRSVDLMISNLGPVDQLHLKLSVADQAGKPFQEEVYWTIHNVPSKTADAE, encoded by the coding sequence ATGAAGAACCTTCGCGATGATCGCCCTCAATTCACACGCTTCCAATTCCTGTCGAGGTCTCGACGCTCCTCGTTGCAGCTTGGTCATCGGTTGTGTGTTGTTTGTCTGGTCCTGCTTTTGGTTGCGTCATCGATTATCGCTAGTAAAGCGTTGGCGGCGGATTTGTCGGTGCCCAAAACAACGTTGGAAGATCAGCTTCAAACAGTCGACCCAGGTGTGCTGGCCGAGCAGGTTCGTTTGCGAGGGAATCCGCAGCGTGGCGCGGTCGTGTTCTTCACCTCGACGGCTGGGTGTGTGAAATGCCACGGTCAGGGCGACGCGGCGAGTTCGTTGGGGCCCGACTTGGCGACAATCGGCCCCGACGTCAGTGACACGCATTTGATCGAGGCGTTGCTGTTCCCGTCCCGTTCGATTCGCAAAGGCTTCGAGCGCGAGACCGTGTTGATGGTCGATGGTGATATCGTCAACGGAGTCGTTGTCCGTGAATCGGATGATGAGTTGGTGCTGCGGGATGCGGTCAACATGGACAAAGAAATCATCGTTGCAGTGGATGAGATCGAAGAACGCATCGTGTCAAAGCAGTCGATGATGCCAGCCGGGTTGGTCGCGACGCTGCCGTCGATGCGGCAGTTCTATGATTTGGCGAGCTATGTCTTTGAAGTTGCCAATGGCGGAGTGAAGCGGGCGGCGGAATTGCAACCGTCGGCGGATCAACTTGTCATTCCCGACGACATGAGCGATTTGAACCATGCGGGGATTTTGAAGAGTTTTAAGCCAGGCGATTATCATCAAGGACGACAAATCTATTTTGGGTTGTGCGTGAACTGTCACGGCAGTGACGGGAACACTCCGTCGATGCCGACGGCTCGGGCTTTCGGAAGCCAAAAGCTGAAATTTGGAGCCGATCCGTACAGCATGTTCATGACGCTTTCCCGGGGTAACGGGTTGATGGCCGCGACCACGCAACTATCGCCCAAGGAACGTTATCAGGTCGTTCATTTCATTCGTGAAGAGTTCATGCGTGACTCCAATCCGGACTACGCACCGATTGATGATGCCTATCTAGAAAAATTGCCAAAGGGGGCAGGCGACGGCGAGGTTGAACTGGATGGGGAACGTGACTACGGCGTGGCCCTGGCGTCACAGCTGAATCGGGAAATCACCAGCGCGTTGACGATGAAGCTGGGGAGCACTTCGTTGGCTTATGACCTGCACTCGATGGATCAAGTGAATGTCTGGCGAGACGGTTTTTTGAACCTGGATCAGACTCAACATCAACGGGGGCGGGGCGAAGGTTTTCCGCAGCCCGAAGGAACGCTCCTGCCGGGGTTGCAGGGCTGGGCTTGGGGGCATGATGGGACACTGAACTATCCCACCGAAGACTTGTTGCCGCGTGGGCCGCTGCCGCCAAAGTGGTTGGACTACCGCGGCTACTACGTTCATGAAAAACAGATCGTGTTGAGCTATTCGATCGATGGACGCAGTGTGATGGAACTGCCCGAAGCGGTAGCAGGTCACGACGCGATTCGGCGAACGTTGGTGATCCAACCGGGCGTTTCGCTGGTGCTTGCAGCAGGCTCGGGAACTGGTGCGAATTCCGATGACGTGTCCTCAATAGTCCAAGGTGTCATCCCAGCGGGGGCGGATCGAGTGTCTGGCAAGCAGGGTGCCGCTGCCGGGGCGGTCGCGATTTCGGGACAGGTGGACGGTGCGTTCACGGCGGCTCGAGTATCGGGGGGCACGGACGATTTGTGCTGGCAGGTGGACGAGCAACAGCGGTTGGTGTTGAGCATTCCCGCTGGCACTCGCCCGCGAACGATTGAAGTGGTGACGTTCACCGGTAACAACGCTGCTGACTTGGAATCATTTAAGCTAATGCCAGCGGTCTCGCGATCCATTCCGGAATTGGTAAATGGTGGAGCCTCGCAGTGGCCACAAACGCTATCGACGGTTGGCTACCTTGGCTTGGAGGACGGAGCCTACGCGGTCGACACGATCACAATCCCTGAATCGACGCCTTGGAATACTTGGTTCCGCACATCGACATTGAACTTCCTTCCGGATGGGCGAATGGTCGTTGCCACGCTCGGTGGTGATATCTGGCTTGTGTCCGGAATTGACCAGGATCTGCTGAACATTGGTTGGAAGCGGTTTGCCGCCGGACTTTATGAGCCGATGGGGATGCAGGTGGTCGACGGAGTGATCTATGTCAATTGCAAGGATCGCATTGTGCGGTTGCACGATTTGAACGGCGATGACGAGGCGGACTACTACGAGAGCTTCAGCGCGGACACCGATGTGTCGAGCTTCTTTCACGCGTTCAATTTTGGATTGGAACGCGACGCCGCGGGGAATTTTTACTATGCCAAGAGTGGCCAATACACCGATTTCAAGTTGCCCGGGGCGGTCATTCGTGTTTCGCCCGATGGGACCCAACGAGAGGTCGTGTGCACGGGGTTTCGAACTCCCAATGGGATCGGCATGTTTCCGGACGGGCGTTTGACGGTCAGCGACAATCAAGGTCAGTGGACGCCGGCTTCGAAGGTGAACTTGGTCAAAGAGGGCGGCTTCTACGGTTATGTGCAAACGCATTCCGGCGGTAATCGCTGGGCTCCCGACGGCGGGAAGATTGATCACACCAAGGTTGTTCTGCCGGAGTCTTTTGACCCGCCGTTGATCTGGATGCCACAGGAGGTGGATAACTCGTCGGGCGGGCAAATTTGGGTGGGCGACCCACGCTGGGGACCGCTGGCGGGTCGAATGCTGCACACCAGTTTTGGCAAAGGTTGGCTCTATTCGTTGATGACTCAGGAGATCGACGGCGTGACGCAAGCGGCGCTGGTCACGCTGCCGCATGACTTTGAGACCGGCATCATGCGTGGGCGGGTGAACCCAGCCGATGGCCAGGTATATGTCACCGGACTGGATGGCTGGAACGCGGGTGGTCGCCAAGGGCTCAAGGACAAAGGAATCCAGCGTGTTCGTTACACAGGCAAGCCGTACAGGATGGTTTCAGATTGTCAGGTGATCCCCGGTGGGCTACGTGTGAGTTTCAACTTTGATGTCGACGCAGCGGCAGCGAGTGCGGCGGCTTCCTATGACATTCAACAGTGGAACTACAGCTGGAGGCCTCGGTACGGTTCGGAAATGTATCATCCCGGTACCGGTGAAGTCGGAACGGAGCTCGTGACGGTCGACCATGTTCAATTGGCTGCGGACCATCGTTCAGTCGACCTGATGATCTCGAATCTTGGTCCCGTTGATCAACTGCACTTGAAGTTGAGCGTTGCTGATCAGGCGGGCAAGCCGTTTCAGGAAGAGGTTTACTGGACGATCCATAACGTGCCCTCGAAAACTGCCGACGCGGAGTAG